A portion of the Lolium rigidum isolate FL_2022 chromosome 1, APGP_CSIRO_Lrig_0.1, whole genome shotgun sequence genome contains these proteins:
- the LOC124692417 gene encoding uncharacterized protein LOC124692417 isoform X1 gives MIWTTSSTKHFNVWNKWMCSWLEGSHRRWIRLAVVAFFFDSAGLGNKWMCSWLEGSHGRWIQPAGSCGPLLRLGGFRQGRLLQASSCAALAGPPRPSLTTFE, from the exons ATGATCTGGACCACTAGTTCAACAAAGCATTTTAATGTCT GGAATAAGTGGATGTGCAGCTGGCTAGAAGGTAGTCATCGCCGCTGGATCCGGCTGGCAGTGGTggccttcttcttcgactcggcAGGTTTAG GGAATAAGTGGATGTGCAGCTGGCTAGAAGGTAGTCATGGCCGCTGGATCCAGCCGGCTGGCAgctgtggccctcttcttcgactTGGCGGGTTTAG GCAGGGGAGGTTGTTGCAGGCTTCGTCTTGTGCGGCTCTGGCCGGTCCACCGCGTCCGTCGCTGACTACATTTGAGTAG
- the LOC124692417 gene encoding uncharacterized protein LOC124692417 isoform X2: MIWTTSSTKHFNVWNKWMCSWLEGSHRRWIRLAVVAFFFDSAGNKWMCSWLEGSHGRWIQPAGSCGPLLRLGGFRQGRLLQASSCAALAGPPRPSLTTFE, translated from the exons ATGATCTGGACCACTAGTTCAACAAAGCATTTTAATGTCT GGAATAAGTGGATGTGCAGCTGGCTAGAAGGTAGTCATCGCCGCTGGATCCGGCTGGCAGTGGTggccttcttcttcgactcggcAG GGAATAAGTGGATGTGCAGCTGGCTAGAAGGTAGTCATGGCCGCTGGATCCAGCCGGCTGGCAgctgtggccctcttcttcgactTGGCGGGTTTAG GCAGGGGAGGTTGTTGCAGGCTTCGTCTTGTGCGGCTCTGGCCGGTCCACCGCGTCCGTCGCTGACTACATTTGAGTAG